A single Candidatus Neomarinimicrobiota bacterium DNA region contains:
- a CDS encoding metallophosphoesterase — protein sequence MAFDRRYIIIGDVHGNLEGMDLLLEKAGYKPTEDRLVFVGDYNDHLSYSDFSVMRLIDRLIGLYERSPDNIFFIRGNHDLWFAEWLLNGGVPPEIWYVQGGRETLASYGIVSVQGTQDEREKVPRSHQDFICNHVDQYYLDERVLVIHGGFTSERQMQVIAAGGELSDEDLEMIVWDRYFIFTANDSVHSLYRQYFADRYLVTGHTPEGPFVNPRNTKWMLINCASRGENLCAVIIEDDQSYTFIRT from the coding sequence ATGGCGTTTGACCGCCGGTACATCATTATTGGAGATGTACATGGCAACCTGGAGGGCATGGATCTTCTTCTTGAGAAAGCCGGCTACAAACCCACCGAAGATCGGCTGGTATTTGTAGGGGATTACAATGACCACCTCTCTTACAGCGACTTTTCGGTCATGAGGTTGATTGATCGGCTGATAGGGCTCTACGAACGCTCACCGGATAACATCTTTTTCATTCGTGGTAACCACGATCTCTGGTTTGCTGAGTGGCTACTCAACGGCGGTGTACCCCCGGAGATCTGGTATGTCCAGGGTGGCAGGGAAACCCTCGCCTCCTATGGCATCGTAAGCGTGCAGGGCACGCAGGACGAACGCGAGAAAGTCCCCCGGTCGCATCAGGACTTTATCTGCAACCATGTGGATCAATACTACCTGGATGAGCGGGTGTTGGTTATTCATGGTGGTTTTACCTCCGAGAGGCAAATGCAGGTGATAGCTGCGGGCGGGGAGTTGAGTGACGAAGATCTGGAAATGATCGTCTGGGATCGCTACTTTATTTTTACCGCCAATGATTCCGTGCATTCCCTTTATCGGCAGTATTTCGCCGATCGCTATCTGGTAACGGGGCATACCCCGGAAGGACCGTTCGTCAATCCCCGCAATACCAAATGGATGTTGATTAATTGCGCGAGCAGGGGTGAGAATCTGTGCGCGGTGATCATTGAGGATGACCAGAGTTATACTTTCATTCGCACCTGA
- a CDS encoding type II CAAX prenyl endopeptidase Rce1 family protein encodes MSSHWRDYPHLSRTPWYSLVFILPLVAIYEVLALVVNWESELQLRNGADVLLRQLLGICGLTAPYIMGLLLAAAVVAAWLWQRQRYGTTRVAGVHLVAMLAESLLWAGVLLVSLSAVDQLLIVATSDTVLRTAFLAVGAGIYEEGVFRLVLISGTAMFFQRVMNWQRQVAWGVAIGLAAVLFSLFHYVGPAGEIFTWNSFGYRSVAGVILGLLFTLRGFGITVYAHTVYDLLVLGFQTVG; translated from the coding sequence ATGAGCAGCCACTGGCGCGATTATCCTCACCTTTCCCGCACTCCCTGGTACAGCCTGGTGTTTATTCTGCCGCTGGTAGCCATTTATGAAGTACTGGCACTGGTGGTCAATTGGGAATCGGAACTGCAGCTGCGCAATGGAGCCGATGTTCTCCTGCGGCAGCTGCTGGGAATTTGTGGGCTGACCGCCCCCTATATTATGGGCCTGCTTTTGGCTGCTGCTGTGGTCGCAGCCTGGCTCTGGCAGCGCCAGAGATACGGCACCACCCGGGTAGCTGGCGTCCACCTGGTCGCTATGTTGGCCGAGAGCCTCCTTTGGGCTGGTGTCCTCCTGGTATCCCTCTCAGCGGTTGACCAGCTGCTGATTGTTGCCACCTCTGATACGGTCTTGCGGACGGCGTTCCTGGCAGTGGGCGCGGGCATCTATGAAGAAGGGGTGTTCCGGCTGGTACTCATCAGCGGCACGGCGATGTTCTTCCAGCGCGTCATGAACTGGCAGCGACAAGTCGCCTGGGGAGTGGCAATAGGGTTAGCTGCGGTGTTATTTTCCCTCTTCCACTATGTGGGTCCCGCCGGTGAAATATTCACCTGGAACTCCTTCGGTTATCGGAGCGTAGCAGGGGTTATATTGGGTTTGTTGTTCACCCTCCGGGGATTCGGTATTACCGTCTATGCTCACACTGTCTATGACCTGCTGGTTCTGGGATTTCAAACGGTGGGATGA